The Pandoraea vervacti DNA window GACAACCTGCACGCGCTGGCCGAGCGCAATGGCGTGAAGCTTCGTACGCGGCTGCTCGCCAGCGGCAAGATCGAGGAGGCCGTGCTTCATCAGATTCACCACGGCAAACACAATCTGCTCGTGCTGGGCGTGCAACCGCGCTTCGGTGACCGCCTGAACTTCGGCGCCGTATCGCATCGCCTGCTCGAAGAACGGCATTGCTCGGTGATCGTGTTGAGCGCCTGATCTTACTGCGCGCCTTCAGGGCGCCCCCCCGCTCCTCCACCTCACCTGGGCGTCCTGCATCGACAAAAAAACGCCTGCTGCCGATCTCCGGCAACAGGCGTTGGTGGGTTTGGCGCGCCGGGGTCAGTTCGCCGACGGCTTGCGCTCCGGCAACGGAATCCATTCCGTCTCCCCCGGCACCTTGCCCATCTCCTGGGCGGTCCACGCGGCTTTTGCCTGCTCGATGCGCTCACGGCTCGACGATACGAAGTTCCAGAAGATGAAGCGCTCGCCATCCAGCGGTGCGCCGCCGAGCAGCATCAGCCGGACCGGCTTGTCGCCCGCCACGATGCGCACGTCCCCTCCTTGCGCGAGCACCCCCATGCGGTGTTCCGGCAGCGTCTCGTCGTTCGCCGTCACCTCGCCCTGCACCGTGTAGATCGCGCGTTCCGCGTATTCGGGCGGCAACACGAACGCCGCACACGGCTCCATGTCGACGGCCAGATAGAAGATCGGCGAGAACACCTTCACCGGGGCCTTCTCGCCGAATGCTTCTCCGAGAATCAGACGCATGTGAACGCCCGGCAGGAAGATGTCGGGCAGCGACGCCGCCTCATGATGCGAAAACGAGGGCTCGGTCTCTTCGTCCGCTTGCGGCAACGCCACCCACGTCTGGATGCCATGCACGTCGCCACCACGCTCGCGCACGTCGTGCGGCGTGCGCTCGGAGTGCACGATGCCGCGCCCGGCGGTCATCCAGTTCACCGCCCCTGGCGTGATGCGCTGGTCGCTGCCGAGGCTGTCCCGGTGCCAGATTTCACCATCGAACAAATAGGTGACGGTCGCCAGCCCGATGTGCGGATGCGGCCGCACGTCCATGCCCTGCCCGGGTGAAAGCGTGGCCGGGCCCATATGGTCGAAGAAAATGAACGGGCCGACGGTCTTGAACGCCAGACTCGGCAGGCTGCGTTGCACGGTGAAAGCGCCGATGTCGCTCAGGTGCGGCTTGAGCACGGCAAGGAAGGGACTCGTGGAATCAGTCATGGCGCGGTTCTCCTGCGGTCTGCGTGTTTGTCGTGGTCGTCATGATCACGTGGGCTTGCCGCCCGATTGTAGAGGACATTGACGGCGCACTCCATGACACTTGCGCATGATTGCCCTGTCGGGAATGTGGCCGCGGGCACGCGGGCGCATGCTGGTGCGGCATCGCTCCTATAATGCAGGGATTGTGAAACGCTTCTGGCACGCGCGCGACGTGTGCATCGACTTATGAACAAGGCCTTCGTCAAGGAAGATAACGGCGACGACGACGATCTCGACGCCGGCGCCCCGGAGATTCCGGCGGGCACCAAGAACTACATTACGCCTGCGGGCTATCGTCGGTTGAAGGACGAACTGCTCGATCTGATCGACAACCAGCGTCCCGAAGTGGTGAAAATCGTGTCCTGGGCGGCGTCCAATGGCGACCGCTCGGAGAACGGCGACTATATCTACGGCAAGCGGCGTCTGCGGGAAATCGATCGTCGCATTCGCTTTCTGACGCGACGTCTGGATAACGCCGAAGTGGTCGACACGCGTCGTCAGGAAAACGTCGATCAGGTGTTTTTCGGCGCACAGGTGACCTATGCCGACGGCAAGGGCGACGAGCACACGATCATGATCGTCGGGATCGACGAGGTCGATCTGGAACGCGGGCACGTCAGCTGGATTTCACCGATCGCCCGGGCCATTACCAAGTCGAAGATCGGCGACACCGTACCGCTGCGCACGCCGGCCGGACTCGATCAGATCGAGATTCTCGACGTGCGCTATCCGCCCTCGGAATAGCGAAAACGTCTCGCCTCGACGCATGTCGTCGCGCTCAACGAAAACGCCTCCCGAGGGAGGCGTTTCACGCGGAAGCGGCACGCGACGGCGGTCAGTAATTGCCGCGCTCGCGTGCGACTCGCATGGCGTGGTTGGCGTGGATCTCTTCCTGATGCCGCTCACTCGGGCGCTCACGCGCCACGCGCATCACGTCCGGATTCACACGGATACGGCGCATCACGTTCGCGAGATGCACACGGTCGCTCACCTGAATGAGGAAGCGCAACGTTGCCGATTCGTCCGGCACCACTTCGTCCATGCCGATGTGCACGATGTTGGCATCGGAAGCCGTAATGTCGGCAGCCACACGCGAGAACACGCCCCGGTTGTGATGCACGAGCACCTTGATGCCGACGTCGAACAAACGGCCCGGTTGCGGCGCCCACGCCACATCGATCCAGCGAGTCGGGTCCTTGCGATGAACGCGGCGCGCAACCGGGCAGTCCGTCGTGTGAATCGCCATGCCGAGGCCGATGCCGATGTACCCCATGATGGCGTCGCCGGGAATCGGGCGGCAACACGCCGAGAACTGCACCGACATGCCTTCCGTGCCGGTGATGAGCACCGGCGGCCCGACGTTCTCGTCGCCCGGACGCGGTGAATCCGGATCGTCCGGGCTATCGTCGTTCTCGCCTTCCTTGCCCGAGGAGAGCACCGCAAGGCGCTTGGCCATGACGGCCGCCACGCGACGCCCCAGCCCGATGTCCGCAAAGATATCCTGACGATCCTTGTTGCCGGTCCATTGCGCGAGCTTGTCCCACGTCTCCGGCGAAATCTCGCTCATCGTCAGGCCATAGCCCTTGAGCGCCTGCTCGACCAGACGCTCGCCAAGCTGCACCGACTCGGCGAAGCGCATCGTCTTGAGGTAATGACGAATGGCCGAACGCGCCTTGCCGGTGCGCACGAAGCCGAGCCACACGGGGTTCGGTTTCGAATACGGCGCGGTAATGACTTCCACGATGTCGCCGTTCTTCAACTCGGTGCGAAGCGGCAGCAATTCGTTGTTGATCTTGACGGCCACGCACTGGTTGCCCAGATCGCTGTGGACCGAATATGCGAAGTCGAGCGCCGTCGCGCCGCGCGGCAGCGCCATGATGCGCGCCTTGGGCGTGAAGACGTAGACGGCGTCGGGGAACAGGTCGATCTTGACGTGTTCGAGGAATTCCGTGGAGTCGCCGGTCTCGCTCTGGATGTCGAGCAGCGACTGGAGCCACTGATGCGCGTGCTTCTGCACGTCGTTCATGTCCGCGCCGCCGTTCTTGTATAGCCAGTGCGCGGCCACGCCCGCTTCCGCGATCTCGTGCATGCGGCGCGTGCGAATCTGAAATTCGATCGGTGTGCCGAAGGGACCAACGAGCGTCGTGTGCAACGACTGATAGCCGTTGACCTTCGGAATGGCGATGTAATCCTTGAACTTGCCGGGCACCGGCTTGTAGAGCGCGTGAAGCACACCAAGCGCGAGATAGCACTGTGCATTCGATTCGACGACGACACGGAAGCCGTACACGTCCAGCACCTGCGAGAACGAGAGCTGCTTTTCCTGCATCTTGGTGTAGATGCTGAAGAGCGTCTTCTCGCGGCCAAAGACGTCGGCACTCACCTCGCCGTCTTTGAGCGCCTTCTCAACGGCGTCGAGAATCTTGCCCACCACTTCGCGCCGATTGCCGCGCGCGGCCTTCACGGCCTTGTCGAGCACGGCATAACGGCGCGGGTGGTAATTCGCGAAGCTCAGATCCTGAAGCTCGCGATACGTATTGTTCAGACCGAGACGGTGCGCGATGGGCGCGTAGATGTCGAGCGTTTCACGCGCCACACGGCGCTGCTTTTCCGTCGAGGTGACACCCAGCGTGCGCATGTTGTGCAGGCGGTCCGCCAGCTTGACGAGAATGACGCGCACATCGCGCGCCATCGCCAGCAACATTTTGCGAAAGCTCTCGGCTTGCGCTTCTTCCCGGCTTCGAAACTCCATCTTGTCGAGTTTCGACAAGCCGTCGACCAGTTCCGCAACCTTCGGTCCGAATCGCTCGGCGAGTTCGGCTTTAGTCACCCCCTGGTCTTCCATCACGTCGTGCAGCAACGCGGCCATGATCGACTGCGCATCGAGCTTCCACTCGGCACAAATCTCGGCAACGGCGACGGGATGGGTAATGTAAGGCTGTCCGCTCTGACGATATTGCCCCAGGTGGGCTTCGTCGCTGAACTGGAAGGCTTCCTTGATTTGCGCGAGGTCGCTTTCCTTGAGGTATTCCCCAAGCATGCCCTTCAGACGGGCGATCGAGACGACCTCGTGCTTGCGTGGCTGCTCAGGCGTTGCCGTCGGACCGAACAGGTGCCGGTAGGACTGCTCTAGCAGCGCATCGATGTACTGTCGTGTGGCGCTCTCGCCCTTTTTCTTCTTTCGCTCGGGCTTGGGCTCCCCCGCTTTGGGTTCATCCGCAGCGATGGACGCGGCCGGTGATTTCGCATGACTCATACGTGTACCTGCATCGTCGAGCGGCCCGGAACGTCACATCGCATCAGTGCAGTCTCCCGATCAGAGCGGCACTTTCTTGAGCATCTCGATGCCAACCTGACCGGCCGCGATTTCGCGCAGCGCGACGACAGTCGGCTTGTCCTTGTTGTTCTCGAGCTTCGGCGTGTGACCTTGCGCCAGTTGGCGGGCGCGGTAGGTCGCAGCGAGAGCGAGCTCGAAGCGATTCGGAATTTGTTTCAGGCAGTCTTCAACGGTAATTCGGGCCATAAGGAGGTTCCTTCTCAATATAAGGCGTATTCTATCGCAGCCGGCGCGCACTCGCGCAAAACACGAGGGTCGTCGGCGAATGCGACGGTGTTACTCGTGTTCGTTCGGTGCGTGGATGTCCAGATCGGTGAACAGCGTCTTGTGACGTGCGTACTGCGAAGCAAAGCGCAGGCGCACTGCCGTGAACACCGATTGCAGTTGGTCGAGCGCGCGCTGGAATTCGTCATTGATGATGATGAAATCCGCCTCCGGCGCATGCGCGATCTCGCCACCGGCAGCGAGCAGGCGTCGCGCAATGACCTTCGGCTCGTCCGTGCCGCGCTTTTTCAACCGCTCTTCGAGCGCTTCGATGGACGGCGGCAAAATGAAAATGCCGACGGCATTCGAGAAGCGCTTGCGCACCTGCTGCGCACCTTGCCAGTCGATTTCCAGCAAGACATCGCGGCCCTCGCGCATCTGTTCTTCGATCCACACGCGCGAGGTGCCGTAATAGTTGCCGTGGACTTCGGCACTCTCCAGAAACTCGCCGCGCTTGCGACGCTCCAGAAATTCCTCGACGGAGATGAAGTTGTAATGCACGCCTTCTTTTTCGTTCGCACGCGGCGCACGCGTGGTGCACGAGATCGACAGGCGAACGTCGCGATCCTGCGCGAGCAGTGCGTTCACCAGCGTGGACTTGCCCGCGCCCGAGGGGGCGACCACCATGAACAGATTGCCGGGATACTCGGCGTGCAAGGGGGGCTGCGGGGGGTGTGATTGCGAGGACATACGACTTACTCCAGGTTCTGCACTTGCTCGCGCATCTGCTCGATGTAGAGCTTGAGCTCCATCGACGCATCGGCGAGTTCCTTCGAGGCCGCCTTCGAGCCGAGCGTATTCGCTTCGCGATTGAGCTCCTGCATCATGAAGTCGAGCCGTTTGCCCACCAATCCTCCCTTGTCGAGGATATGGCGGGTTTCCTTCAGGTGGGCATCGAGACGCGTGAGCTCTTCCGCCACGTCGATACGCACGCCATACATTGTCACTTCCTGACGAATACGTTCTGCGATTTCTTCCTTGCCAGGGGCAGCCGAGCCTTCCGGCACGACGATGCCCAGCGCTTCCTGCAGACGGTCCACGATCTTCTGCTGATGGCGCGCAATCAGCTCCGGCACGAGCGGTTGCAGGCCCGTGAGAATCGTTTCCATCTTTTCGATGCGCTCAATCAGGCTCGCCTTGAGCTGCGCGCCTTCGCGCTTGCGCACTTCGACGAGATCGCCGATGGCCGCGCGACCGGCGTCGATCACGGCATCGCGCAGCGCTTCGGCCGTCACCGACTCCTCGCCGAGCACGCCCGGCCAGCGCAGAATCTCGCCCGTGCGCATGCGCTCGGCATCGGGGAAAATCGCAAGCACCTGCTGTTCGAGATCGGCGAGTTGTTTGACGGCGTCGAGATTGAGCGCACCGTTGGCGCCGCTCTCCGGACGTTGGACGTTGATGCGGATATCGACCTTGCCGCGCGAGAGTTTGCCGGTGAGCGCTTCACGCAGCACGGGCTCGCACGCACGCGCTTCTTCGGGCATGCGAAATGCCAGATCCAGAAAGCGGGAATTGACCGTACGTAATTCGACCGACACGCTCGCGCCTGCGGCTCCATCGGCATGCGCAATGTCGCGCGTGACGCTGGCGTAGCCGGTCATACTGTAGATGTTGTTGTCTTTCATCGGGGTGACCGGCACCACAGCGCCGCGCAGCTTTTTCAGCGGGGCCATGCAGCAACCGGTTTCGCATGCAATGGATGAAAGGCGATTATCGCATTTTCCGGCCCGGCGCTCCCGAATCCGCACACGGTGGCGGCGCACTGCCGGCATGCCAAAGGCGTTTAGCGATACCATTCGGGTATTACCGCATTAATTCACCTCGCAGGACACTCACTCATGACCCAGATCACCCGCCCGGACGGCCGTGCGCAAGACGCACTGCGCCCCGTGCGCATCACCCGCCAATACACCCGCTACGCCGAAGGTTCCGTGCTGATCGAATGCGGCGACACCAAGGTCATCTGCACGGCCAGCGTCGAAGAGAAAGTACCGGGTTTTCTGCGCGATTCGGGCCAGGGCTGGCTGACCGCCGAGTACGGCATGCTGCCGCGCGCCACGCACACACGCGGCGATCGCGAAGCCGCCCGTGGCAAGCAAAGCGGACGCACGCAGGAAATCCAGCGCCTGATCGGCCGCTCGCTGCGCGCCGTCTTCGATCTCGAAAAGTTCGGTGCGCGCACCCTCCAGATCGACTGCGACGTCATCCAGGCCGATGGCGGCACCCGTTGCGCGTCGATTACCGGCGCGTTCGTGGCGGCACACGACGCCGTCTCGAAGCTCATCGCCGACGGCAAGCTCGAAACGTCCCCGATCCGTGCCCATGTCGCCGCGGTCTCCGTCGGCCTGTATCAGGGCCAGCCGGTACTCGACCTCAATTACGCCGAAGACTCGGCGTGCGACACCGACATGAACGTCATCATGACGAGCGCAGGCGGTTTCGTCGAAATTCAGGGCACGGCCGAAGGCGAGCCGTTCACGCGTGCGCAAAGCAATGTGCTGCTCGATCTGGCCGACGCCGGCATCCGTCAACTGATCGACGCGCAAAAGCGCGCCCTCGGAGTCTGACGATGGCCATGCAGAAAATCGTGCTGGCCTCGAATAATCCGGGCAAGCTGCGCGAGTTCGCCTCGCTGTTCGAACCGCTCGGCATCGAACTCGTGCCGCAGGGCATGCTCGGCGTGTCCGAGGCCGAGGAGCCTCACGTCACCTTCATCGAGAACGCGTTGACCAAGGCCCGCCATGCGGCCGCCGCCACCGGCCTGCCCGCGCTCGCCGACGACTCCGGGCTGTGCGTGCCGATCCTGGGCGGTGCGCCCGGTGTCTATTCCGCGCGCTACGCCGCACGCGCCGGACGCGAAAAGTCGGATGCCGCGAACAACCGTCACCTGATCGAACAGCTCGCGCCGCACGCAGACACGCCCGGCTACCGTGACGCCTACTACTTCGCCGCGCTCGTGCTCGTGCGTCACGCACAGGACCCGCAGCCGATCATCGCGGAAGGCCGCTGGGACGGCGAAATCGTCGACGACGCACGCGGAGCGCATGGCTTCGGCTACGACCCGCACTTCCTGATCCGCTCGTTGAATCAGACGGCCGCCGAACTCGACCCTGCCGTGAAAAACGCTCACAGTCACCGGGCGCGCGCGTTGCGTGTCCTGCTCGAAAAGCTGGGACGGGAGGCGTAAGCGGTATGAGTCAGTCAGCGCTGCCCGTGCAGAACTTCCTTCGGCCCTGCAAGATCAGTCTGCCGGCATTGCCGCCGATGTCGCTGTACGTGCACTTTCCGTGGTGCGTTCGCAAATGCCCGTATTGCGACTTCAATTCGCATGAGTGGCGCGGCGAAGGGGGCGCGCAGGCGTTTCCCGAGCAGGCGTATCTGGACGCATTGCGGCAGGACCTCGAACAGGCGATGCCGCTGGTTTGGGGGCGTCCGGTGCACACCGTCTTCATCGGCGGCGGCACTCCGAGCCTGTTGTCGGCGGCAGGACTGGATCGATTGTTGTCCGATCTGCGCGCCCTGCTGCCGCTCGACGCCGACGCCGAAATCACGATGGAAGCCAACCCCGGCACGTTCGAGGCGGACAAGTTCCGAAGCTTCCGCGCGAGCGGCATCAACCGGTTGTCGATCGGCATTCAGAGTTTCAACGGCGAGCATCTGAAGGCGCTCGGGCGCATTCACGATGGCGACGAAGCCCGTCATGCGATCGAGATTGCACAGGCGAACTTCGAGAACTTCAACCTCGACCTGATGTTCGCGCTGCCCAACCAGACGCTGGCGCAGTGTCAGCAGGACGTGGAAACGGCGATCTCGTTCGCCCCGCCCCATTTGTCGCTGTACCACCTCACGCTCGAGCCGAACACGCAATTCCACAAGTACCCGCCCACCGTGCCGGACGACGACACCGCCGCCGATATGCAGGACTGGATTGCGCAGCGCACCGCCGCAGCCGGTTATGGGCGTTACGAGGTGTCCGCCTATGCGCAGCCGCATCGACGCGCGAAGCACAACCTGAACTATTGGGAGTTCGGCGACTACCTTGGCATTGGCGCAGGAGCGCACAGCAAGATTTCGTTTCCGCATCGCGTGCTGCGTCAGGTGCGTCACAAGCATCCGCAGCGATACATGGAGACGGTGACCGAGGGCAATGCGATTCAGGAAGAACGCGAGGTCGATGCCCGCGATCTGCCGTTCGAGTTCATGCTCAACGCCTTGCGTCTGACCGATGGCGTGAAGAGCGAACTTTTCGCCGATCGCACGGGTTTGCCGATGGCGAAAATCGCCAGGGCGCTTGCTGCCGGCGTCGAAAAGGGGCTGCTCGTCGACGACCCGCAACGCATCGCCCCCACGGCGTTGGGGCAACGCTTTCTCAACGACCTGCAAGGGATGTTTCTGGAGCGCGACGACAAGTAAGCGTCGGGCAACGGCACGAACCCAAACGGCGGGACATCTTTACAGAGGATGTTCCGCCGTTTGATTTGGATGGTTTGATTTGGATGCCTTGGCTGAAAATCACTTGAGGCGGGTCGCTTGAGTTTGCCCCAGACCGCTCAAGTCACCCCAGCGCCGCCCCCATTTCCCTGAGCGCCTTGCGAATGATCTTGCCGGTCACCGTCATCGGAAGCTCCGGCAGGAAGACGACCTTGCGCGGGTACTCGTGTGCGGCCAGACGGCGCTTCACGAACGTCTGGATTTCCCTGGCAAGCGCATCGGACGGTTCGTGCCCTTCGCGCAGCACAACGAACGCTTTGACGATCTCCGTGCGCAATTCGTCGGGCTCGCCAATGACGGCGGCGAACTGCACCGACGGATGTCGGATCAG harbors:
- a CDS encoding pirin family protein, with amino-acid sequence MTDSTSPFLAVLKPHLSDIGAFTVQRSLPSLAFKTVGPFIFFDHMGPATLSPGQGMDVRPHPHIGLATVTYLFDGEIWHRDSLGSDQRITPGAVNWMTAGRGIVHSERTPHDVRERGGDVHGIQTWVALPQADEETEPSFSHHEAASLPDIFLPGVHMRLILGEAFGEKAPVKVFSPIFYLAVDMEPCAAFVLPPEYAERAIYTVQGEVTANDETLPEHRMGVLAQGGDVRIVAGDKPVRLMLLGGAPLDGERFIFWNFVSSSRERIEQAKAAWTAQEMGKVPGETEWIPLPERKPSAN
- the greB gene encoding transcription elongation factor GreB produces the protein MNKAFVKEDNGDDDDLDAGAPEIPAGTKNYITPAGYRRLKDELLDLIDNQRPEVVKIVSWAASNGDRSENGDYIYGKRRLREIDRRIRFLTRRLDNAEVVDTRRQENVDQVFFGAQVTYADGKGDEHTIMIVGIDEVDLERGHVSWISPIARAITKSKIGDTVPLRTPAGLDQIEILDVRYPPSE
- a CDS encoding RelA/SpoT family protein, which encodes MSHAKSPAASIAADEPKAGEPKPERKKKKGESATRQYIDALLEQSYRHLFGPTATPEQPRKHEVVSIARLKGMLGEYLKESDLAQIKEAFQFSDEAHLGQYRQSGQPYITHPVAVAEICAEWKLDAQSIMAALLHDVMEDQGVTKAELAERFGPKVAELVDGLSKLDKMEFRSREEAQAESFRKMLLAMARDVRVILVKLADRLHNMRTLGVTSTEKQRRVARETLDIYAPIAHRLGLNNTYRELQDLSFANYHPRRYAVLDKAVKAARGNRREVVGKILDAVEKALKDGEVSADVFGREKTLFSIYTKMQEKQLSFSQVLDVYGFRVVVESNAQCYLALGVLHALYKPVPGKFKDYIAIPKVNGYQSLHTTLVGPFGTPIEFQIRTRRMHEIAEAGVAAHWLYKNGGADMNDVQKHAHQWLQSLLDIQSETGDSTEFLEHVKIDLFPDAVYVFTPKARIMALPRGATALDFAYSVHSDLGNQCVAVKINNELLPLRTELKNGDIVEVITAPYSKPNPVWLGFVRTGKARSAIRHYLKTMRFAESVQLGERLVEQALKGYGLTMSEISPETWDKLAQWTGNKDRQDIFADIGLGRRVAAVMAKRLAVLSSGKEGENDDSPDDPDSPRPGDENVGPPVLITGTEGMSVQFSACCRPIPGDAIMGYIGIGLGMAIHTTDCPVARRVHRKDPTRWIDVAWAPQPGRLFDVGIKVLVHHNRGVFSRVAADITASDANIVHIGMDEVVPDESATLRFLIQVSDRVHLANVMRRIRVNPDVMRVARERPSERHQEEIHANHAMRVARERGNY
- the rpoZ gene encoding DNA-directed RNA polymerase subunit omega; this translates as MARITVEDCLKQIPNRFELALAATYRARQLAQGHTPKLENNKDKPTVVALREIAAGQVGIEMLKKVPL
- the gmk gene encoding guanylate kinase; this encodes MSSQSHPPQPPLHAEYPGNLFMVVAPSGAGKSTLVNALLAQDRDVRLSISCTTRAPRANEKEGVHYNFISVEEFLERRKRGEFLESAEVHGNYYGTSRVWIEEQMREGRDVLLEIDWQGAQQVRKRFSNAVGIFILPPSIEALEERLKKRGTDEPKVIARRLLAAGGEIAHAPEADFIIINDEFQRALDQLQSVFTAVRLRFASQYARHKTLFTDLDIHAPNEHE
- a CDS encoding YicC/YloC family endoribonuclease yields the protein MKDNNIYSMTGYASVTRDIAHADGAAGASVSVELRTVNSRFLDLAFRMPEEARACEPVLREALTGKLSRGKVDIRINVQRPESGANGALNLDAVKQLADLEQQVLAIFPDAERMRTGEILRWPGVLGEESVTAEALRDAVIDAGRAAIGDLVEVRKREGAQLKASLIERIEKMETILTGLQPLVPELIARHQQKIVDRLQEALGIVVPEGSAAPGKEEIAERIRQEVTMYGVRIDVAEELTRLDAHLKETRHILDKGGLVGKRLDFMMQELNREANTLGSKAASKELADASMELKLYIEQMREQVQNLE
- the rph gene encoding ribonuclease PH, coding for MTQITRPDGRAQDALRPVRITRQYTRYAEGSVLIECGDTKVICTASVEEKVPGFLRDSGQGWLTAEYGMLPRATHTRGDREAARGKQSGRTQEIQRLIGRSLRAVFDLEKFGARTLQIDCDVIQADGGTRCASITGAFVAAHDAVSKLIADGKLETSPIRAHVAAVSVGLYQGQPVLDLNYAEDSACDTDMNVIMTSAGGFVEIQGTAEGEPFTRAQSNVLLDLADAGIRQLIDAQKRALGV
- the rdgB gene encoding RdgB/HAM1 family non-canonical purine NTP pyrophosphatase, with protein sequence MAMQKIVLASNNPGKLREFASLFEPLGIELVPQGMLGVSEAEEPHVTFIENALTKARHAAAATGLPALADDSGLCVPILGGAPGVYSARYAARAGREKSDAANNRHLIEQLAPHADTPGYRDAYYFAALVLVRHAQDPQPIIAEGRWDGEIVDDARGAHGFGYDPHFLIRSLNQTAAELDPAVKNAHSHRARALRVLLEKLGREA
- the hemW gene encoding radical SAM family heme chaperone HemW, with the protein product MSQSALPVQNFLRPCKISLPALPPMSLYVHFPWCVRKCPYCDFNSHEWRGEGGAQAFPEQAYLDALRQDLEQAMPLVWGRPVHTVFIGGGTPSLLSAAGLDRLLSDLRALLPLDADAEITMEANPGTFEADKFRSFRASGINRLSIGIQSFNGEHLKALGRIHDGDEARHAIEIAQANFENFNLDLMFALPNQTLAQCQQDVETAISFAPPHLSLYHLTLEPNTQFHKYPPTVPDDDTAADMQDWIAQRTAAAGYGRYEVSAYAQPHRRAKHNLNYWEFGDYLGIGAGAHSKISFPHRVLRQVRHKHPQRYMETVTEGNAIQEEREVDARDLPFEFMLNALRLTDGVKSELFADRTGLPMAKIARALAAGVEKGLLVDDPQRIAPTALGQRFLNDLQGMFLERDDK